AAACCCTCATCAGCCCGGCAGTGATATTTTGCCCATCCCCACCAACGGCACTCCGCCCAGCACCGCGCCTTCCATCGCCTCGCCTGCCACGGATTCATTGGCCAACACCGCAAAAAGAACCGCTTCCTTTGCGTCGCCATCCACGCCCAACACACGCATCGGGCGAATCTTCCAACCTCGAAAATTGTTTTTCAAATACTGCACAATCAACGGGTTGTGAGCACCGCCGCCGCTGAGATAGAGCGACGGTTCGTGTTGGTGTGCGACGCTGTTCAAAGCATCCGCGATAGTGTCGGAGGTAAGGCGAGTGAGCGTGGCGAACAAGTCATAAGGGTTGGGGTTTCCTTTGGGTAGTTGGCGCACTGCGGCCTCGACCCAGCGAGTGGAAAAAAGTTCGGGCCCAGTGGTTTTGGGGAGGGGCTTGGCGAAAAAAGGCTCCGCTTTAAAAATGTCGAGCAAGCGTTCATCCACCCGCCCTGCTTTGGCGAGGAGTGCCTCCTCGTCGAAAGGAACATCGAACAAAGCGCGAGCAAAGGCATCCAAAAGTGTGTTGCCCGGGCCTGTGTCCGTTGCAAATGCCTTTGTGGGATTGCCGTCGGCAGGCAGATAAGTGAAATTGGCGATGCCGCCGATATTGAGCAAAAAGCGTTCTTCTCCATTTTTTGAAAACAAATAATAGTCGCCGTAAAGGGCAAGCGGAGCGCCTTCGCCACCTGCCGCCAAGTGTTTTTGCCGAAAATCGGATATTGTGACAATGCCCGTGCGACGAGCGATATGGTCGCCGTCGCCAATTTGCAAGGTCGCGTTGGGGTAATCGGGCAGGCCATGCAACACACGGGGCGCGTGAAACACCGTCTGCCCATGACTTGCTACCAAATCCACCTCAGAGGCGGCAACGCCCCATTCCAAAAGGCATTGGTTGACGATGCTCGCGTGGCGCTCGGCCACCAGCGCATTGAGCAAGACGAGGTGCTGAAAATCAATTTCTTTTTGGGCAAAAACTCGCCGTATTTCCGCCTTGAAATGTCCGTCGTAAGGCACGGTCTTGAATCGCTCGACCTTTACGCGCGTGCGTTGCCCGGCACCACTAAATGCGCACAGCGCGACATCTAGGCCATCCAACGAGGTGCCGGACATGAGACCGATGATGCGTCGGCGACGCTTGCGGGCGATGGCGGCGAGTTGACGAATGTGCTGCTTCATAATTTTTACCTTGATTCGCCATGGTTTATCAGTTCACCATGATTGCTCTCCATGGACTTTAAGCGGACTGCCCTTGTAGCCATGTCCCAAACTTGGCGACGTGAGGTATCGAGGGTGTGCCCGCCCGCTGTTCGGGCGATTTGCCATCGGCAAACGTAGGGAAAAAACGCACCTCACATTCGACAAGTTTTCTCAGTACAGCATGATTGATGTCCTTGATTTTGAATGGATTGAAACTTCAATTATACTGAAAACCTGACGACACGAGACACAAGAGGCTTGTTTTTCCCAAAAAAAGAACACTCTAACACTACTTTTGGCTTCCAGATTTTTCGTCAAGCGGTTCAGGGGAATTGCGGACGAACGCTGCCTTGCTGATTCAACCGTCATTTGTCATGTATCAAATAGAGCCTGATATTCGTCGCGCCACCACCCTACCCGGCGCGTTTTACAATTCGCCAGAGGGTTTTGCCTCCTATCGGGAGCAAATTTTTGCCCGGTCGTGGCAAATGGTCACACACGCGGAAGCGCTCGTGAAGTTGCCTTTCGATGCCATGCCATTTCAGTTCATGGACAAGTTTATAGAGGAGCCGCTGCTGTTGTTGCGCGACGCGGACAACACCTTGCGCTGTATGTCAAACGTCTGCACGCACCGAGGGAAAATTTTGGTGGAACATCCGGGCAAACTCGAGCGCGGCATCGTCTGTGGTTATCATGGCCGGCGCTTTCTTTTGAACGGAAATTTTGCCGCGATGCCCGAAACCGAGGGGATGGAAAATTTTCCATGCGCCGACGACAATCTAACTCAAATCCCTGTGCGACAATGGAGGCAGTTTGTGTTCACCTCGCTCGCGCCCGCATTTCCTTTCGAGGACTGGATTGCCGACATGGAACGCAAAATCGGGTTTATGCCACTGGAGCATTTCCGATTCGACGCGGCACGTTCGCGCGACTATTTGGTGAAGGCAAACTGGGCTTTGTACTGCGACAACTACCTTGAAGGGTTCCATATTCCGTTCGTTCACAAGGGTTTGGCCACTTCGCTGGATTGGGGAGCCTATCGCACGGAATTGTTCGACTGGAGCAATGTGCAGGTTGGCGTTTCCAAAGGAGGCGAGGATGTTTTCGACCTTCCCGCCGGGCATGAGGACTACGGACAAGCCATAGCGGGCTACTACTTCTGGCTTTTTCCCAACATCATGTTCAATTTTTACCCCTGGGGGCTGTCGCTCAATATCGTGCGCCCGTTGCAGTTGGACTTGACCAAAGTCAGTTTTCGCGCTTATGTCTGGGATGCCTCAAAATTGGGTCGGGGTGCTGGGGCCGATGTTGACCTCGTGGAGCGCGAAGACGAGGCAGTCGTGGAGCAAGTGCAAATCGGCACCCGCTCGCGGTTCTATCGGCACGGGCGTTTTTCGCCAAAACAGGAGCGAGGGGTGCATCATTTTCACCAGTTGGTGACAAGGATGATTTCGTGAATGGGCCAAAGGCAAAATCGAAGATATTTTTTTGATACCTTTCGCCGCGAAACCCGAGCATTTCTAATCTGACTACTGCCATGAGCAATTTTTTATTCCGGCTGCTCCCTGCCGCATCGTTGTTTTTATTGTGCCAACACACTGGCTATGCCTCCTGCGCCGATAGTGTGGGCTTAAAAATCAGTTCTGTGCAGTGTTATGGTTTGCGCAATGGCATCGTCCGCATAGACACCGTTTACGGTGGCGAGAAACCATTTTTTTACTCTCTTGATGGTCAAACTTTTAGCACCAACCCAACATTCGACCATCTATGGCCGGGCATTTACACGCTCTATGTGCGCGATGCCTCCAACTGTGTGCGTGAATGGCTGGTCAATGTGCCGGAACCTGAAGAGTTGCGTGTTTATTTGATAACGGATGCCGACACGGTGACAGAGGGGGAGCCGTTCAGGCTAAATGCGATTGTCACCCCAGAAAGCACGCCCATTTCGGCGATTGAGTGGCGCCCGCCGAATCTGTTTCAAGAGCAGAACATGCTGACGCAAATGACCCGGATATACGAAACCACCACCTTTGCCGTCGAAATCCGAACACCCTACGGCTGCCTTGCCCGCGACCAAGCAACCGTGCAGGTGGAAAAAGCCAACCTTTTTTTCCCGAACGTCATCAAACCCGGCAGCAACCAAGATGCTTATTTCACCATATTCTCAGGGGAAGGGGTGACGAGAGTGGTGCTGATGCAGGTGTTCAGTCGGGGAGGAGGATTGGTGTTCGAGCGGCGCGACTTTGCGCCCAACGACCCCATAAAAGGCTGGAATGGGCGCTGGCAAGGCAAATACGTCCAATCGGGGGTGTATCCGTGGACAGCTATTGTGGAATACGAGGATGGTCGGCAAAAGCAATTTCACGGGAACGTCACGGTAGTCAATTGAAGCACTTTTGCCCTGCGAGTTTTCGGGGCCTCCCCTCTTCCGGCCCACAACATCAATCAATATTCCAGTTTGAAGGTATCGCCTTTTTGATATGTGCCTATGGAGCGTTTGGCCGTGAGCGCTTGGCCTTCCACAGTAGTGAATTTTTGGCCGTCCTGTAGTTTTAGATTGTATTGTATCACGGTCTGTGCCGCATCGTAAAGCACAGCGTGTACTTCCGACAGCGATTGTGGCACGTTGACGATTTCCATGTCCGTGAAACCGAGTTCTTGCAAGCCCCAAGTGAAGGCGCTACTTTGCTCGCCTTCCTGCGTCATGCCAAAATATGCCCAACAATACACCGGGAGGGTCTGGTGGTCGCGCATATTTTGCGCAGCAGCCACATAAAAACCTTTGGACAGCAGCAGGTATTGGTCAGCCATGTACACGCCACAGGCATTGGTCTGCTCCATCACGCCCGCCACGACCGCAGTAAACAACTTGTACAGATCCAATGTCTTGTTTTCGGTGCCAACGACCGAAATAAGCACTTGACTCTGATGGCGAAGCGCCTCTTCGGTGCCAGATTTCCACAACCAAGAAAGACGGGCGGCGGTGGCGACATCG
This genomic interval from Saprospiraceae bacterium contains the following:
- a CDS encoding anhydro-N-acetylmuramic acid kinase; its protein translation is MKQHIRQLAAIARKRRRRIIGLMSGTSLDGLDVALCAFSGAGQRTRVKVERFKTVPYDGHFKAEIRRVFAQKEIDFQHLVLLNALVAERHASIVNQCLLEWGVAASEVDLVASHGQTVFHAPRVLHGLPDYPNATLQIGDGDHIARRTGIVTISDFRQKHLAAGGEGAPLALYGDYYLFSKNGEERFLLNIGGIANFTYLPADGNPTKAFATDTGPGNTLLDAFARALFDVPFDEEALLAKAGRVDERLLDIFKAEPFFAKPLPKTTGPELFSTRWVEAAVRQLPKGNPNPYDLFATLTRLTSDTIADALNSVAHQHEPSLYLSGGGAHNPLIVQYLKNNFRGWKIRPMRVLGVDGDAKEAVLFAVLANESVAGEAMEGAVLGGVPLVGMGKISLPG
- a CDS encoding Rieske 2Fe-2S domain-containing protein codes for the protein MYQIEPDIRRATTLPGAFYNSPEGFASYREQIFARSWQMVTHAEALVKLPFDAMPFQFMDKFIEEPLLLLRDADNTLRCMSNVCTHRGKILVEHPGKLERGIVCGYHGRRFLLNGNFAAMPETEGMENFPCADDNLTQIPVRQWRQFVFTSLAPAFPFEDWIADMERKIGFMPLEHFRFDAARSRDYLVKANWALYCDNYLEGFHIPFVHKGLATSLDWGAYRTELFDWSNVQVGVSKGGEDVFDLPAGHEDYGQAIAGYYFWLFPNIMFNFYPWGLSLNIVRPLQLDLTKVSFRAYVWDASKLGRGAGADVDLVEREDEAVVEQVQIGTRSRFYRHGRFSPKQERGVHHFHQLVTRMIS
- a CDS encoding gliding motility-associated C-terminal domain-containing protein, giving the protein MSNFLFRLLPAASLFLLCQHTGYASCADSVGLKISSVQCYGLRNGIVRIDTVYGGEKPFFYSLDGQTFSTNPTFDHLWPGIYTLYVRDASNCVREWLVNVPEPEELRVYLITDADTVTEGEPFRLNAIVTPESTPISAIEWRPPNLFQEQNMLTQMTRIYETTTFAVEIRTPYGCLARDQATVQVEKANLFFPNVIKPGSNQDAYFTIFSGEGVTRVVLMQVFSRGGGLVFERRDFAPNDPIKGWNGRWQGKYVQSGVYPWTAIVEYEDGRQKQFHGNVTVVN
- a CDS encoding DUF4261 domain-containing protein, translating into MRLIILVAALLAIFSKNIIAQKLEQKVVSGIVLLNDKTAPDAQKILATLRKDWKLKTDSVNVGEKTVVFVGPGAATVMVAFLDYPAPAADVATAARLSWLWKSGTEEALRHQSQVLISVVGTENKTLDLYKLFTAVVAGVMEQTNACGVYMADQYLLLSKGFYVAAAQNMRDHQTLPVYCWAYFGMTQEGEQSSAFTWGLQELGFTDMEIVNVPQSLSEVHAVLYDAAQTVIQYNLKLQDGQKFTTVEGQALTAKRSIGTYQKGDTFKLEY